CCTCAGGAAGCAGAGTCATGTGGAAAGCAACAACCTTACGGTGCCCTTTATTGAAAACATCTTCCGCTTCTGGATTACGCTTAACAAGGAACACATAAAGCCCTTTCTGCCCGCTCACATTTATGAACAAATCGATCCAGATCACGCCTTCGTTCAGGGACCACACAGGCTTTTAAAGGCACTTCAGGATAACGACCTTCTGTACGATGTTGAGGATCTGCTGGAGGCGTCGTCGGAAAAAGTAGAGTCGGTATTTAATTCCGTATCCGATGTAACTGATGCAGAGAAGAAGCGAACAGGTCTGATGATCCGCTTTTATCAACTCCTCAAGGAAAAGTATGCACTCTCGGCGAAAGACATAAGGGAACATCTGAACAGAGGAGCTCAACTGGGCCTTCCCGACCCGTCTGCAGTTTTGAAAGCACTGGATGGGAATGATCCAATAGAGAAACTCGAAGCAATACTCGACTATCTTCGAAAGCTTCAGGAAATCATTCTGAAACCTTCAAAAATGGAAATTCAGGAAAATATATACCTGAAGCGGCATATAGCCGTAGATATCCCCTCAATGTACGGTTCTTACCACGAGAAGAAGTTCGACGCGCTGGGGCTCACTTTCAGGCTGGAAAATCTTGCAAACCTTCTTTTCGAAGAAATAATTCAGTCAATAGATCTGAGTTTCATCACCAGGGCCACCTTCTCAAGGATCGTGAAATTCATCCCCCTGTTTTTGAAGGCTCTGAACCTGGAGGGAATACATTCGGTTCAGCTTCAACGGTATCAGGAACTTTTCGAAAAGGCTTTACAGATCAGAAGATTTACCCATTCCCAGTTTATGGATATATTCAGAGGCTTTTCGGAATCGATTAACCAGATCATACACACTTATTACCACGTAATCCATGAGCCCAATCTGAATCTGGCAATAAAAAAATTGAAAGATGATGAGTACCTTCCCAAATTCGCCCGGATCGTGGAATGTGCCAATCCGGCAGAAAAAATCCAGATGATATCCGAGACATTTCTGAGAGATCTGGTGGCCCGTACTTTCGGCTTACAGTATTTTGATAATTTTGTGACCAATATCGTCGTGACCCTCTCTCATCAGAAGGCCACCTTTGTGGGCGAAGACCTCGACCTGCTTCTGAGCTACGAACCCGAGAAAACCATTTCCTGGATATACGACCCCACACCCCAGACCTTTGATCTAATACATCTGGGCAACAAAGGTTATAACCTTGCGGTGCTTCACTCCGCAGGCATAAATGTGCCTCCCGGCTTCATCATAACGACGGAATATTTCAGGTGCAGACGGGTAGTCGATCGGTTCCCGGAATCACGCAAGGACTTTGAAGCCAGGGTTATGTCTTTTATGCACAGGCTCGAGAAAGAAACCGGCAGGTGTTTTGGATGTCCGACCAATACACTGCTCGTCTCCGTCCGTAGCGGTGCCGCTATGTCCATGCCCGGAATGATGACCACCTTTCTTAACGTTGGCATAAACGAGGAAATAGTGGAAGGGCTTATAGATCAGACGGGACAGGCTTGGTTCGCATGGGATAATTACAGAAGATTTATACAATCCTGGGGCATGTCCTTCGGAATGCCCCGTGATGCTTTTGACGAAATAATGAGATTTTACAAGAAGAAATGCGGCGTTACCTATAAGCGGGAATTCTCGCCTGAACAGATCCGCACAGTAGCCCGTGCATACAGGGACGAACTTCGCAAAAACGGCGTGGATCTGACAGATAACCCTCGAGAGCAACTTTTCACGTCCATAAGACAGGTCATCGAATCCTGGTATTCGCCAAAGGCCAAAACCTATAGGCAGATTATGGGCATCTCCGACAACTGGGGTACCGCCGTGACCGTACAGACGATGATCTTCGGCAATCTGGACACCCGCTCGGGTGCCGGTGTTATGTTCACTCACGATCCCTGGACGGCAGAGGACATTATAGATCCCAACGGCGATTTCACCCTCGGAAACCAGGGCGAAGATGTCGTGGGCGGACTGGTCAAAACCCTGCCGATTTCCGAAAAACAGAGGCTCAAAGAGGTAGAGCCCCGTGAAGCTTCTCTGGAAATGCTCTTTCCTCGCATTTACAGAAGGCTTGTGGAAATAGCCGAGAAGCTCGTTTACGAACAGCACTGGGGGCCTCAGGAAATAGAGTTCACCTTCCAGGGAGACAGCGAAGATTCTCTGTACATTCTTCAGAGCCGGAACATGTCCCCAAGAATTCACCGCCGCTATCGAGTCTTCGTTCCAACCCCCGATCTCGAAGCCAGCTATCTTGCGAGCGGCATAGGGGTCAGCGGAGGGGCACTCTGCGGGCGAGTTGCCTTCGATGTCGAATCCATAGAAGAACTTCGCAGAACTTACCCCAACGATTACATAATACTCATAAGATCAGATACTGTACCGGACGACATAAAGGAAATATCCCTTGCCGACGGAATTCTTACGGGAAAGGGAGGTGCCACGTCTCATGCAGCCATAGTCGCTCACAGGCTCGGTAAAACCTGCGTGGTCGGATGTAGCAAAATGACCGTATGGGAATCTCAGCGCAGATGCGAAATCAACGGGTATCAAATAAAAACCGGCGACATACTGGGATTGGACGGAAGAAGCGGAGCTAT
This portion of the Thermodesulforhabdus norvegica genome encodes:
- a CDS encoding PEP/pyruvate-binding domain-containing protein, with the protein product MQLSREPVNSQALKIHLELTRSVPVKIKPVFMILKEVVSGFRGKEAEAEELLQEYHHKYANWQVVVDEAWRYTVSNISLIEKHPLRGRIVFLIALMLWDSFVNSLRADTKAHAMDRFLAFWLKMLERFGSDFGRPVPDKAPEIASLDLHVEQLDEIHEGILRHFLIKLVNLDEENFEYLLRSYYSVKSLANSLLKVWHSDSSFVELRSLMNRIFKTTYDLWLSVEDPCKWLTRTCDGVGKEFLARSLEHCSPISHKSFSRHRTQLETIAEIDNPREAVVKLLELPDHRDIVKYYSKLPDMLKLHSDDGLGRRLSMLMRLKILQTPGLESIHEETLRSINQELSRWLKDQKNDDLYESVDMLLTALEEAVAAHPKATLQCLHTIGLEIVKSGNKQLIDSFIERLISMGFQTARVQGVSDYWQVKVNEAHLLNIRVWLDLIKQDPQKMRNLLSALIVYLSLTGTCIRDTDLFQRDISELLHAPIAPVYNLVKQLAKLFPVYFNEIGAEGLLRNVSTEVDEIYGRGDPLIHFLRKQSHVESNNLTVPFIENIFRFWITLNKEHIKPFLPAHIYEQIDPDHAFVQGPHRLLKALQDNDLLYDVEDLLEASSEKVESVFNSVSDVTDAEKKRTGLMIRFYQLLKEKYALSAKDIREHLNRGAQLGLPDPSAVLKALDGNDPIEKLEAILDYLRKLQEIILKPSKMEIQENIYLKRHIAVDIPSMYGSYHEKKFDALGLTFRLENLANLLFEEIIQSIDLSFITRATFSRIVKFIPLFLKALNLEGIHSVQLQRYQELFEKALQIRRFTHSQFMDIFRGFSESINQIIHTYYHVIHEPNLNLAIKKLKDDEYLPKFARIVECANPAEKIQMISETFLRDLVARTFGLQYFDNFVTNIVVTLSHQKATFVGEDLDLLLSYEPEKTISWIYDPTPQTFDLIHLGNKGYNLAVLHSAGINVPPGFIITTEYFRCRRVVDRFPESRKDFEARVMSFMHRLEKETGRCFGCPTNTLLVSVRSGAAMSMPGMMTTFLNVGINEEIVEGLIDQTGQAWFAWDNYRRFIQSWGMSFGMPRDAFDEIMRFYKKKCGVTYKREFSPEQIRTVARAYRDELRKNGVDLTDNPREQLFTSIRQVIESWYSPKAKTYRQIMGISDNWGTAVTVQTMIFGNLDTRSGAGVMFTHDPWTAEDIIDPNGDFTLGNQGEDVVGGLVKTLPISEKQRLKEVEPREASLEMLFPRIYRRLVEIAEKLVYEQHWGPQEIEFTFQGDSEDSLYILQSRNMSPRIHRRYRVFVPTPDLEASYLASGIGVSGGALCGRVAFDVESIEELRRTYPNDYIILIRSDTVPDDIKEISLADGILTGKGGATSHAAIVAHRLGKTCVVGCSKMTVWESQRRCEINGYQIKTGDILGLDGRSGAIYKGFHETRWMDVETSE